CGAGGTTTTGTAAATCTCGTCTGTACCGTGTCTGCCCTGCGGGATGCCCGGAAAGTCGAAGAATGTCATATCGGTGCCGGCATTGCCCTTGTCATCCGCGAAAAACAGGTGGTATGTCTGAATATCGTCCTGATTAACTGTTTTCTTCACAAGTCGCATACCGAGCACATAGGTGAAAAACTCGTAGTTCTTCTCGGCACTGCTCGTAATGGCTGTTACGTGGTGAATTCCTTTTAATCCGTTCATGGTTAAATTCCTCCGTCTCTTCTATTTAGAAAGTGTTTGCCCGACCTTCAAAAATTATTATTTCGATTTAAAACATCTTTAATTTAAGATAATATTATCACGAGAACTCTGTTCCGTCAACCTTCTAAATTCAATATCTTATTTTGGTCGTGAATGATGATATAAAAAAACGGTCGGACATAAAGACATCCGGCCGTTCTATTTCTATCCTTATAAGAGTCTCCTCATGTCCGTTATACGCCAGTATTGGATAATCCAATGACAGGAAACAGCTCGATGCGTTGATGGGTCTCCTCGTGATACAACCATCCATCCCGAACATGGTCCACAAATAATATGCCGTTCAGGTGATCAATCTCGTGCTGCATACATCTGGCCAGATAATCTTCACCTTCCAGGATCACCGTCTGGCCTTGACGATTTAGTGTCTTTACTTTAACCTTATTGGCCCTCTTCACATATCCGTAATACCCCGGATAAGACAGACAAGCTTCGGGGCCCATCTGTTCCCCGTCCATCTCTACGATTTCCGGATTAATCAGCTCGATCAACCCTTCTCCGCAGTCCATGACAATAAGCCTTCGTAATATACCGATTTGGGGTGCGGCAAGACCAGC
This Paenibacillus sp. JZ16 DNA region includes the following protein-coding sequences:
- the def gene encoding peptide deformylase; the encoded protein is MTVKAIVPFGDPILRKIARPVDTVNARALKILDDMAETLYDSEGRAGLAAPQIGILRRLIVMDCGEGLIELINPEIVEMDGEQMGPEACLSYPGYYGYVKRANKVKVKTLNRQGQTVILEGEDYLARCMQHEIDHLNGILFVDHVRDGWLYHEETHQRIELFPVIGLSNTGV